The Pimelobacter simplex genome window below encodes:
- a CDS encoding ARPP-1 family domain-containing protein, translating to MKLHIGQGTTVGAVTVFPVWHDGHVRSVRTYDTGSATLTVTEADSGPTVPTLQIANRGEKPVLVLDGQLFEGGMQHRMATRSTLVRAGARMAIEVACVEQSRWAGAINQATRGRRASLLIRDGYGAGGQDEVWRRIASYDATAGRVSRTGSLAERLDTATADEQAMVLATAARPLGGQCGVIIGVGGQPLLLEVFDHPTTLREQLRPLYRAAALDAYGAPALPTPARRARRLAERLAQIQIDLEPDVGQMGRLGRAMNEHLDVAELRHRLATVHLRASYRRHPLLQSA from the coding sequence ATGAAGCTCCACATCGGACAGGGCACCACAGTGGGCGCGGTCACTGTGTTTCCGGTCTGGCACGACGGCCACGTGCGGTCGGTCCGGACCTACGACACCGGGTCCGCCACCCTGACGGTCACCGAGGCCGACTCGGGGCCGACCGTTCCGACGCTCCAGATCGCCAACCGCGGCGAGAAGCCCGTGCTCGTTCTCGACGGCCAGCTCTTCGAGGGCGGCATGCAGCACCGAATGGCGACCCGCTCCACCCTCGTCAGGGCCGGCGCACGGATGGCGATCGAGGTCGCCTGCGTCGAGCAGAGCCGCTGGGCCGGCGCGATCAACCAGGCGACCCGCGGCCGGCGAGCCAGCCTCCTGATTCGCGACGGCTACGGCGCCGGCGGCCAGGACGAAGTGTGGCGCCGCATCGCGTCGTACGACGCCACGGCGGGCCGCGTCTCGCGCACCGGCTCGCTCGCCGAGCGCCTCGACACGGCGACGGCCGACGAGCAGGCGATGGTGCTCGCGACCGCTGCCCGGCCGCTCGGCGGCCAGTGCGGCGTGATCATCGGCGTTGGCGGCCAGCCGCTGCTGTTGGAGGTGTTCGACCACCCGACCACGCTGCGCGAGCAGCTCCGACCGCTCTACCGCGCCGCCGCACTCGACGCCTACGGAGCGCCCGCCCTGCCAACTCCCGCTCGCCGAGCCCGCCGACTGGCCGAGCGGCTCGCGCAGATCCAGATTGACCTCGAGCCCGACGTCGGTCAGATGGGGAGGCTCGGGCGAGCGATGAACGAGCACCTGGATGTCGCCGAGCTGCGCCACCGCCTCGCAACTGTGCACCTGCGCGCGTCGTACCGTCGCCATCCTCTGCTGCAGTCGGCCTGA